TCCATTCAGATACTGATGCCGGGAGGTGGCTTTGGCTACGAGGCTGCCTATTTGTTTGATAAAGGATTTACAAATATTTTTTTCCTCGACTATGCTGAAAAAGCGGTAAGTTTTTTCAGGGAAAAATTTCCTCATTTTCCTGAAAATCAAATAATTCAGGAAGATTTTTTTCA
This DNA window, taken from Sphingobacteriales bacterium, encodes the following:
- a CDS encoding SAM-dependent methyltransferase, encoding MAEKLSPDYWNKRYQQAGNPGWDVGYAVPALTRYFDQLTQKSIQILMPGGGFGYEAAYLFDKGFTNIFFLDYAEKAVSFFREKFPHFPENQIIQEDFF